A section of the Triticum dicoccoides isolate Atlit2015 ecotype Zavitan chromosome 7A, WEW_v2.0, whole genome shotgun sequence genome encodes:
- the LOC119327800 gene encoding RING-H2 finger protein ATL3-like: MSSSPPAPTVADAAAAGAPASQLAISNGVLLAAVIFLFMVVVFVFLLYLYAKRFLGANPMLNGAGATSSRFIFVGDSPFPRRGLPASVLRTLPVAVYGGGASPKTPGGSGRRKNGEALECAVCLSEVADGEKVRTLPKCGHRFHVDCIDMWFHSHDTCPLCRAPVGADAESAAEGLPRVPREDHAAPEFPMFPTNVLFWGTHDDVANGGLGGMPPAPAPPPTIAAASTSSSASGRRKENLVIDIPTRAMAVGAASSSPATPLPASDLRSPMSARLRSLRRLLSRGKQAVVGASSSSPRGGGSDVEQGLAGRPPKTPKTPPASN; encoded by the coding sequence ATGTCTTCATCGCCTCCGGCGCCGACGGTggccgacgcggcggcggcgggcgcgccggCGTCGCAGCTGGCCATCAGCAACGGGGTGCTGCTGGCAGCGGTGATATTCCTCTTCATGGTcgtcgtcttcgtcttcctcctctacCTCTACGCCAAGCGCTTCCTGGGGGCCAACCCCATGCTCAACGGCGCCGGCGCCACCTCCTCGCGCTTCATCTTCGTCGGCGACTCCCCGTTCCCGCGCCGCGGCCTGCCGGCCTCCGTGCTCCGGACCCTCCCCGTGGCCGTCTACGGCGGCGGCGCCTCGCCCAAGACGCCCGGCGGCAGCGGGAGGAGGAAGAACGGCGAGGCGCTCGAGTGCGCCGTGTGCCTCTCGGAGGTGGCCGACGGCGAGAAGGTGCGGACGCTGCCCAAGTGCGGCCACCGCTTCCACGTCGACTGCATCGACATGTGGTTCCACTCCCACGACACCTGCCCGCTCTGCCGCGCCCCCGTCGGCGCCGACGCCGAGTCCGCCGCGGAGGGGCTCCCCCGCGTGCCGCGCGAGGACCACGCCGCGCCGGAGTTCCCCATGTTCCCCACCAACGTCCTGTTCTGGGGCACCCACGATGACGTCGCCAACGGCGGCCTCGGGGGGATGCCGCCGGCGCCAGCCCCGCCGCCCAcgatcgccgccgcctccaccagctCCTCGGCCTCCGGGCGCAGGAAGGAGAACCTGGTGATCGACATCCCGACCCGGGCGATGGCGGTGGGCGCGGCGTCGTCGTCCCCCGCGACGCCGCTGCCGGCGAGCGACCTGCGGTCCCCGATGTCCGCCCGGCTCCGCTCGCTGCGCCGGCTCCTGAGCAGGGGCAAGCAGGCCGTGGTGGGCGCgtcctcctccagcccgcgcggcggcggcagcgacgtcGAGCAGGGCCTCGCCGGGCGCCCGCCGAAGACACCCAAGACACCTCCGGCGTCGAACTGA